One part of the Homo sapiens chromosome 19, GRCh38.p14 Primary Assembly genome encodes these proteins:
- the FUT3 gene encoding 3-galactosyl-N-acetylglucosaminide 4-alpha-L-fucosyltransferase FUT3 (The RefSeq protein has 2 substitutions compared to this genomic sequence), with the protein MDPLGAAKPQWPWRRCLAALLFQLLVAVCFFSYLRVSRDDATGSPRAPSGSSRQDTTPTRPTLLILLWTWPFHIPVALSRCSEMVPGTADCHITADRKVYPQADTVIVHHWDIMSNPKSRLPPSPRPQGQRWIWFNLEPPPNCQHLEALDRYFNLTMSYRSDSDIFTPYGWLEPWSGQPAHPPLNLSAKTELVAWAVSNWKPDSARVRYYQSLQAHLKVDVYGRSHKPLPKGTMMETLSRYKFYLAFENSLHPDYITEKLWRNALEAWAVPVVLGPSRSNYERFLPPDAFIHVDDFQSPKDLARYLQELDKDHARYLSYFRWRETLRPRSFSWALDFCKACWKLQQESRYQTVRSIAAWFT; encoded by the coding sequence ATGGATCCCCTGGGTGCAGCCAAGCCACAATGGCCATGGCGCCGCTGTCTGGCCGCACTGCTATTTCAGCTGCTGGTGGCTGTGTGTTTCTTCTCCTACCTGCGTGTGTCCCGAGACGATGCCACTGGATCCCCTAGGGCTCCCAGTGGGTCCTCCCGACAGGACACCACTCCCACCCGCCCCACCCTCCTGATCCTGCTACGGACATGGCCTTTCCACATCCCTGTGGCTCTGTCCCGCTGTTCAGAGATGGTGCCCGGCACAGCCGACTGCCACATCACTGCCGACCGCAAGGTGTACCCACAGGCAGACATGGTCATCGTGCACCACTGGGATATCATGTCCAACCCTAAGTCACGCCTCCCACCTTCCCCGAGGCCGCAGGGGCAGCGCTGGATCTGGTTCAACTTGGAGCCACCCCCTAACTGCCAGCACCTGGAAGCCCTGGACAGATACTTCAATCTCACCATGTCCTACCGCAGCGACTCCGACATCTTCACGCCCTACGGCTGGCTGGAGCCGTGGTCCGGCCAGCCTGCCCACCCACCGCTCAACCTCTCGGCCAAGACCGAGCTGGTGGCCTGGGCGGTGTCCAACTGGAAGCCGGACTCAGCCAGGGTGCGCTACTACCAGAGCCTGCAGGCTCATCTCAAGGTGGACGTGTACGGACGCTCCCACAAGCCCCTGCCCAAGGGGACCATGATGGAGACGCTGTCCCGGTACAAGTTCTACCTGGCCTTCGAGAACTCCTTGCACCCCGACTACATCACCGAGAAGCTGTGGAGGAACGCCCTGGAGGCCTGGGCCGTGCCCGTGGTGCTGGGCCCCAGCAGAAGCAACTACGAGAGGTTCCTGCCACCCGACGCCTTCATCCACGTGGACGACTTCCAGAGCCCCAAGGACCTGGCCCGGTACCTGCAGGAGCTGGACAAGGACCACGCCCGCTACCTGAGCTACTTTCGCTGGCGGGAGACGCTGCGGCCTCGCTCCTTCAGCTGGGCACTGGATTTCTGCAAGGCCTGCTGGAAACTGCAGCAGGAATCCAGGTACCAGACGGTGCGCAGCATAGCGGCTTGGTTCACCTGA